The Paraburkholderia fungorum genome window below encodes:
- a CDS encoding HisA/HisF-related TIM barrel protein, protein MQVIPVLDLLDGHVVRAVRGERTAYRPIQSRLAAGSEPLVIARALLAASGARTLYIADLGAILQRGAHVHALAALRTALPGVDIWLDAGYTDYASMRALFDHIDTLIPGDAHPARPSLARLVPVFGSESLRDIHALQIAQAAGLAPILSLDHRGGALLAATSLDNGSAWWPSRVIVMTLDQVGSYAGPDLASVGRVRDSAPAHTTVIGAGGIRHRADLDTAANTGASAWLVASALHDVQMDITPTASR, encoded by the coding sequence ATGCAGGTGATACCGGTTCTCGATCTGCTCGACGGCCACGTGGTGCGCGCGGTGCGCGGCGAGCGAACGGCCTATCGGCCCATCCAGTCGCGTCTCGCCGCGGGCAGCGAACCGCTTGTCATCGCTCGCGCGCTGCTCGCCGCCAGCGGCGCGCGCACGCTCTACATCGCCGACCTCGGCGCAATCCTGCAGCGCGGCGCACATGTGCACGCGCTCGCCGCGTTGCGTACCGCGCTGCCGGGCGTCGACATCTGGCTCGACGCCGGCTACACGGATTACGCGTCGATGCGCGCGCTGTTCGACCACATCGACACTCTCATCCCTGGCGACGCCCATCCCGCTCGTCCCTCGCTTGCGCGACTCGTGCCGGTCTTCGGCTCCGAATCGCTCCGTGATATTCACGCCCTTCAGATTGCACAAGCCGCCGGGCTCGCGCCGATCCTGTCGCTCGATCATCGCGGCGGCGCGCTGCTGGCCGCCACATCGCTCGACAACGGTTCGGCGTGGTGGCCCTCGCGCGTCATCGTGATGACGCTCGATCAGGTCGGCAGCTACGCAGGTCCCGATCTCGCCAGCGTCGGGCGCGTCCGCGACAGCGCACCTGCGCACACCACGGTGATCGGCGCGGGCGGTATCCGTCATCGTGCGGATCTCGATACTGCGGCCAACACCGGCGCGAGCGCGTGGCTCGTCGCGTCCGCGTTGCACGATGTGCAGATGGACATCACGCCCACCGCGTCGCGCTAG
- a CDS encoding formylmethanofuran dehydrogenase subunit A — MSVVRLKGGTVYDPANNVNGERRDIAFRDGRIVELPAHAPADREYDATGMIVMAGGIDMHSHIGGGKTNLSRLLLPEDHRDDTARESASESAQDAAGRYLRLPSCGVCTPGTLATGYRYAEMGYTAAFEPAMMPSNARHTHLEMGDTPIIDHGAYVMLGNDELFLQMLAARDDFARLRDYIGWTIHASKALGVKVVNPGGISAFKFNQRSLDVDEAHAHYGVTPRDVLHTLTRALTELRVPHPLHVHASNLGVPGNIDSTIATMDAADGLPIHLTHIQFHSYGVEGPHKFSSGAQRIAEAVNARPNVSIDVGQIIFGQTVTASGDTMMQFRNTPLARPHKWVLGDIECDAGCGVVPFRYREQSYVNALQWIIGLEIFLLVDDPWRVAMTTDHPNGGPFTSYPHLIRLLMDKTFRDEQLAKLHPDAPVASALPDLKREFSLYDIAIITRAGPARLLGLRDRGHLGAGAAADIAVYRDDADRERMFTSPAYVFKDGELVARDGTLVAAPTGGIHFVAPEFDRSIEKTLRAYSETKLATRFDHAAISDDEVCDCCRGGRLLPVACLA; from the coding sequence ATGAGCGTCGTCCGGCTAAAAGGGGGCACTGTCTACGACCCGGCCAACAACGTGAACGGCGAGCGTCGCGACATCGCGTTTCGCGATGGACGTATCGTCGAGTTGCCTGCCCATGCGCCCGCCGATCGCGAATACGACGCCACCGGCATGATTGTGATGGCGGGCGGCATCGATATGCATTCGCACATCGGCGGCGGCAAGACCAACCTGTCGCGGCTGCTGCTGCCCGAGGATCATCGCGACGATACCGCGCGTGAGTCCGCCTCTGAATCCGCGCAGGACGCCGCAGGCCGTTACTTGCGCCTGCCGTCGTGCGGCGTCTGCACGCCGGGCACGCTCGCGACCGGCTACCGCTACGCCGAAATGGGCTACACGGCCGCGTTCGAACCGGCGATGATGCCGTCCAACGCACGCCACACGCATCTGGAAATGGGCGACACGCCGATCATCGATCACGGTGCCTACGTCATGCTAGGCAACGACGAACTGTTCCTGCAGATGCTCGCCGCGCGCGACGATTTCGCGCGGCTGCGCGACTACATCGGCTGGACGATTCATGCGAGCAAGGCGCTCGGCGTCAAAGTGGTGAATCCGGGCGGCATTTCGGCATTCAAGTTCAACCAGCGCTCGCTCGATGTCGACGAAGCCCATGCGCACTACGGCGTCACGCCGCGCGACGTGCTGCATACGCTCACGCGTGCGCTCACCGAATTGCGTGTGCCGCATCCGCTGCATGTGCATGCGAGCAATCTCGGCGTGCCCGGCAATATCGATTCGACGATTGCGACGATGGATGCCGCCGACGGCCTGCCGATCCATCTCACGCATATCCAGTTTCACAGCTACGGCGTCGAAGGTCCGCACAAGTTTTCGTCGGGCGCGCAGCGTATTGCCGAAGCGGTGAACGCGCGGCCGAACGTGTCGATCGATGTCGGCCAGATCATTTTCGGACAGACCGTCACCGCATCGGGTGACACGATGATGCAGTTCCGCAACACACCGCTCGCGCGGCCGCACAAATGGGTGCTGGGCGACATCGAATGCGATGCGGGCTGCGGCGTGGTGCCGTTCCGCTATCGCGAACAGAGCTATGTGAACGCGCTGCAATGGATCATCGGGCTGGAGATTTTCCTGCTCGTCGACGACCCGTGGCGCGTCGCGATGACCACCGATCATCCGAACGGCGGACCGTTCACGAGCTACCCGCATCTGATCCGCCTGCTGATGGACAAGACGTTTCGCGATGAGCAACTCGCGAAGCTCCATCCGGACGCGCCGGTGGCGAGCGCGCTGCCGGACCTCAAGCGCGAGTTCTCGCTATACGACATCGCGATCATCACGCGCGCGGGGCCGGCGCGGCTGCTCGGGCTGCGCGATCGCGGACACCTCGGCGCGGGCGCGGCGGCGGACATCGCCGTCTACCGCGACGACGCCGATCGCGAGCGGATGTTCACGTCGCCCGCTTATGTGTTCAAGGACGGCGAACTGGTCGCGCGCGATGGCACGCTGGTCGCCGCGCCGACGGGCGGCATTCATTTCGTCGCGCCCGAATTCGACCGCAGCATCGAAAAGACGCTGCGCGCGTACAGCGAGACGAAACTCGCCACGCGCTTCGACCACGCGGCGATCAGCGACGACGAAGTCTGCGATTGCTGTCGCGGCGGCCGTCTGTTGCCGGTCGCGTGTCTCGCCTGA
- a CDS encoding formylmethanofuran dehydrogenase produces MPLLSNDPSTSRTSASSASSARAPVDKRDWICPFCPLLCDDVVVESRDDGMLDAPDTECPRLSAGLAQYGAHDAKSEAFVDGQASAFDTALTHAATLLANARRPLFGGLATDVAGTRALYPLAAACGAMLDHLHGDALGAATLALQDRGAFFTTLSEIRSRADLLVFFGCEPSQRYPRFFTRILAGTEFERELIFVGSGVDPASAGFAQCRTGSLLPQADPFDVLAMWSAVAEGRTADALHRDGDTVAGQMAATLETLHARIAAARYTVLVYEPAALPGPHEALLIEALNRIVKTINRTTRAACLALGGDDGASTVNQALTWLSGMPLRTRVSKPTRLAGSAPLDHDPYRYRTHKLLAARETDALLWIASFAPQPWPAALDPGLALIVLGHPALADAARTRGANTVFVPVATPGIDSGGHLFRVDGTVVMRLVAARGEGLHETLQTVASIAARLTTLVNQQIAAVCAAQECP; encoded by the coding sequence ATGCCCCTTTTGTCCAACGATCCGTCCACGTCCCGCACCAGCGCATCGAGCGCATCGAGCGCACGCGCGCCGGTAGATAAGCGCGACTGGATCTGTCCGTTCTGCCCTCTGCTGTGCGATGACGTCGTCGTCGAATCGCGCGACGACGGCATGCTCGACGCTCCCGATACCGAATGCCCTCGTCTGTCGGCTGGACTCGCGCAGTACGGCGCGCATGACGCAAAGAGCGAAGCCTTCGTCGACGGCCAGGCAAGCGCGTTCGACACCGCGTTGACACACGCCGCGACACTGCTCGCGAACGCACGCCGTCCGCTTTTTGGCGGACTCGCCACCGATGTCGCCGGCACTCGTGCGCTATATCCGCTTGCGGCAGCGTGCGGCGCGATGCTCGATCATCTGCATGGCGACGCGCTGGGCGCGGCGACGCTCGCGCTGCAGGATCGCGGTGCGTTCTTCACCACGCTCTCCGAAATACGCTCGCGCGCGGACCTGCTGGTGTTCTTCGGATGCGAGCCGTCGCAGCGCTATCCGCGCTTTTTCACGCGGATATTGGCGGGCACGGAATTCGAGCGCGAACTGATCTTCGTCGGCAGTGGCGTCGATCCGGCAAGCGCGGGTTTTGCCCAGTGCCGCACGGGGTCGCTGCTGCCGCAAGCCGATCCATTCGACGTGCTCGCGATGTGGTCCGCCGTCGCCGAAGGCCGCACCGCCGATGCGCTGCATCGCGATGGCGACACCGTCGCCGGACAGATGGCCGCGACGCTTGAGACGCTGCACGCGCGCATTGCCGCCGCGCGCTACACAGTGCTCGTCTACGAACCCGCCGCGTTGCCCGGCCCGCACGAGGCGCTGCTGATCGAAGCGCTGAACCGGATTGTCAAGACGATCAATCGCACGACACGCGCAGCCTGTCTCGCACTCGGCGGCGACGATGGTGCGTCGACAGTCAATCAGGCGCTGACCTGGCTCTCCGGCATGCCGCTGCGCACGCGCGTGTCGAAGCCCACGAGACTCGCCGGCAGCGCGCCGCTCGATCACGATCCGTATCGCTATCGCACGCACAAGCTGCTGGCCGCCCGCGAAACCGACGCGTTGCTATGGATCGCCAGTTTCGCGCCGCAACCGTGGCCGGCGGCCCTCGACCCCGGACTCGCGCTGATCGTGCTCGGCCATCCGGCTCTCGCCGACGCCGCGCGAACGCGCGGCGCAAATACCGTGTTTGTGCCGGTGGCGACGCCGGGCATCGACAGCGGCGGTCATCTGTTTCGCGTCGACGGTACGGTGGTGATGCGGCTGGTTGCCGCGCGCGGCGAAGGACTGCACGAGACATTGCAAACCGTCGCGTCGATCGCCGCACGGCTGACCACGCTCGTCAACCAGCAAATCGCTGCCGTTTGCGCTGCGCAGGAATGCCCATGA